From a single Cryptococcus neoformans var. neoformans B-3501A chromosome 3, whole genome shotgun sequence genomic region:
- a CDS encoding hypothetical protein (HMMPfam hit to DEAD, DEAD/DEAH box helicase, score: 137.6, E(): 2.8e-38; HMMPfam hit to Helicase_C, Helicase conserved C-terminal domain, score: 96.2, E(): 8.1e-26): MIRQPMLSRVSSHLMTPTSNVGSSSPFNVKGKGTEASAAQPPGTNPRDNGKTTEQLQTMLVKYMEEKDQLKDQKFAIATGQDGMDDLDMDMVEEKIELVTKRIREIKTLLTVRAQIPSSSTPPAPSRQSSFQPPEIRQSPFQMADAKPTSLAVKDYPTPTAASSSKAKHTTLDNWNASRSNGVPSDDSDMPVTRGSLQLNREYPSPAVAGPSRPTCRRPSPPQDVPQDLHDFDIAMAEEDFHDLEEEPVLVPPSTPPVAPSPRVPTKMSARQPQPLLAPENNKQSILQHTGHLPDEFHDIPFNEIFSSPTSPTRNLPNPPIRAESSPPKPIDPPRASVIAGPSRQPMETHSPVKEAVPAVPQHRVIPLEITHRWSKEVNQKLRQVFKLPNFRKHQKEAIDETMAGRDVFVLMPTGGGKSLTYQLPAICSSGKTRGVTFVVSPLISLINDQTRHLISRGIPAIAYTGDLTQRDKNLAHEELSKREPITKVVYVTPEMMSMGGHIKSILRGLLQRKQLARFVIDEAHCVSQWGHDFRADYLRLGELRRDYPGVPIMALTATAQNKVQEDIIRSLRIEGCVCLRQSFNRPNLHYEVRPKTSSVIQEIVAFVHTQEARASGIVYCNSRDNCENLAKKLREDHGLRAYHYHAGMTKENRRKMQEGWQDHKFEIMVATIAFGMGIDKPDVRYVIHHHLPRSLEGYYQETGRAGRDGNPSTCILYYSFKDGKKILGQIDQEKDLTRDQKERQKASMQEVLRYCNNKVDCRRSQVLAFFNETFDAANCNQGCDVCLGRDRNVFRTEDVTDDAVTVIKMVQAFSNTKITILNAAECFRGFKGNSGKQLNQNPYFGAGQSWDRNEGERLIQTLVIEGALEEYCVESKAGWTNAYLRVGKEGYKYLNGTARLKMDFREASPRKLTTKPKQSAKRRSAKSKGPATLEKTTNSNPIARKRSLQQIMAEEAEFDNSHWGDTDDEYNPENDGDPIIASGDETEMDDDVPLKRRKSTEASKEKTPRSTRSKAKEATHDNDGESSVEQCFKALEKMRNQSVAKNKTYPILTDELLQMVAALMPANEKRLREIEGMTPQLIEAYSTKILGICIKFRPANQNPLNTAAHKDARRPSAMPAPVTLPRTNSTTMQRIKQYAYEPSSASKTPITSSAVRRPSSTSSVKRQTLLFSTSSNTVGNGDSATPTAAKRHNNVDSVRPMLTARGGNVVSRKDKF, translated from the exons ATGATCAGGCAGCCCATGCTGTCACGCGTATCTTCCCATCTGATGACTCCAACTTCAAATGTTGGGTCTTCTAGCCCCTTCAATGTGAAGGGCAAAGGGACCGAGGCATCAGCTGCTCAACCTCCTGGGACCAACCCTAGGGATAACGGC AAAACGACTGAGCAACTTCAAACTATGCTGGTGAAATatatggaggagaaagatcAACTGAAAGACCAGAAGTTTGCGATTGCAACGGGGCAGGATGGAATGGATGACCTGGACATGGATATGgtagaagaaaagat TGAACTTGTGACTAAACGTATCCGCGAGATCAAGACCCTATTAACAGTTCGGGCTCAAataccatcctcttccacaccTCCAGCTCCCTCTCGCCAGTCGTCTTTTCAGCCCCCAGAAATACGGCAATCTCCCTTCCAAATGGCCGATGCCAAGCCTACGTCATTGGCTGTTAAGGATTATCCTACTCCCACCGCTGCCAGTTCATCTAAAGCCAAGCACACAACCCTGGACAATTGGAATGCCAGTCGGTCGAATGGAGTACCGAGTGATGATTCTGATATGCCTGTGACTAGAGGCTCTTTACAACTTAATCGGGAATATCCATCTCCTGCTGTTGCTGGACCATCGCGGCCCACATGTAGGCGACCTAGTCCGCCGCAAGATGTTCCACAGGATCTTCACGACTTTGATATAGCCAtggctgaagaagattttCACGAtctcgaagaagagccCGTTCTCGTTCCTCCATCTACTCCGCCCGTggctccttctccccgcGTACCCACCAAAATGTCTGCACGGCAACCGCAACCCTTATTAGCCCCTGAAAATAACAAGCAATCGATTTTACAACATACGGGACATCTTCCAGATGAATTCCATGATATTCCATTCAACGAAATTTTTTCTTCACCTACGTCGCCTACGCGCAACCTTCCTAATCCTCCAATTCGAGCCGAATCTTCTCCGCCTAAGCCCATAGATCCTCCCCGTGCGTCAGTTATAGCAGGGCCTTCAAGACAGCCTATGGAAACGCATTCCCCAGTCAAAGAAGCCGTCCCAGCGGTACCCCAACATAGGGTAATCCCACTCGAAATAACGCACCGATGGTCAAAGGAAGTCAACCAAAAGTTAAGACAGGTGTTCAAGCTGCCCAATTTCAGAAAACATCAGAAAGAGGCCATCGACGAGACAATGGCTGGTAGAGATGTCTTCGTGCTTATGCCTAccggaggaggaaagagtttGACTT ATCAACTCCCTGCAATCTGCTCATCGGGTAAAACTCGCGGTGTCACATTTGTGGTTTCCCCCCTTATTTCACTCATCAATGACCAAACAAGGCACTTGATCTCTCGAGGTATTCCCGCCATAGCATACACCGGCGATCTTACTCAAAGAGACAAGAATTTGGCGCATGAAGAATTGTCAAAAAGGGAACCTATCACAAAAGTGGTCTATGTGACTCCGGAAATGATGTCGATGGGTGGTCATATCAAATCGATATTGCGCGGTTTGCTGCAGAGGAAGCAGCTGGCAAGATTTGTAATTGATGAGGCACATTGCGTGAGTCAGTGGGGTCATGATTTTCGAGCCGATTACCTGCGTCTTGGTGAGCTTCGTCGAGACTATCCAGGCGTACCAATCATGGCTCTCACTGCTACTGCACAAAATAAAGTACAAGAGGACATCATTCGCTCTCTGCGTATTGAAGGATGCGTTTGTTTGCGCCAGTCTTTCAATCGCCCCAATCTTCATTATGAGGTCCGTCCCAAAACCAGCTCAGTAATACAAGAGATTGTGGCCTTTGTTCATACACAAGAAGCCCGGGCAAGTGGCATCGTTTACTGCAACTCGAGGGACAACTGCGAAAATTTGGCGAAGAAACTAAGAGAAGATCATGGCCTAAGAGCGTATCATTATCACGCGGGAATGACAAAGGAGAATCGGAGAAAGATGCAGGAAGGTTGGCAGGACCATAAATTTGAGATCATGGTGGCAACC ATTGCTTTCGGTATGGG CATTGACAAACCGGACGTGCGAT ACGTTATCCATCACCATCTGCCTAGATCTCTCGAAGGGTATTACCAAGAAACTGGTAGAGCTGGGCGTGACGGCAATCCATCGACTTGCATCCTGT ATTACTCGTTCAAAGACGGCAAGAAGATCCTCGGTCAGATTGACCAAGAAAAAGATCTCACGCGCGACCAAAAGGAGCGACAAAAGGCAAGCATGCAAGAGGTTCTTCGTTACTGTAACAACAAGGTCGATTGTCGTCGTTCCCAGGTGCTCGCATTTTTCAACGAAACTTTCGATGCTGCCAACTGCAATCAAGGATGTGACGTCTGCCTTGGCCGGGATCGGAATGTCTTCAGGACAGAGGATGTGACAGACGATGCGGTAACGGTCATCAAAATGGTCCAGGCGTTTAGCAACACAAAAATTACAATCCTAAACGCTGCCGAATGCTTTAGAGGCTTCAAAGGAAATTCAGGCAAACAGTTAAATCAAAATCCGTACTTCGGCGCCGGACAATCTTGGGACAGGAACGAGGGAGAGAGGCTGATCCAGACACTTGTCATCGAAGGGGCTCTGGAAGAATACTGTGTGGAGTCGAAGGCGGGATGGACCAATGCATACTTAAGA GTGGGCAAAGAGGGCTACAAATACCTAAATGGCACTGCTAGACTCAAGATGGATTTCCGTGAGGCGTCTCCTCGCAAATTGACAACGAAACCCAAGCAGTCCGCCAAGCGCCGATCGGCGAAATCCAAGGGCCCAGCTACGCTTGAGAAGACAACCAATTCTAATCCCATTGCACGTAAGCGTTCGCTGCAGCAAATCATGGCGGAGGAGGCAGAGTTCGATAATTCACATTGGGGTGACACTGATGATGAGTACAATCCCGAAAACGATGGTGACCCTATCATAGCCAGTGGAGATGAGACAGAAATGGACGATGACGTACcgttgaagagaagaaagtcAACGGAGGCTAGCAAAGAAAAGACACCAAGAAGTACTAGGTCAAAAGCGAAGGAAGCCACTCATGATAATGATGGCGAAAGTTCGGTGGAGCAGTGTTTCAAGGCTTTAGAGAAAATGCGCAATCAG TCGGTCGCCAAAAATAAGACTTATCCAATCCTGACCGATGAGTTGCTTCAGATGGTAGCGGCGCTGATGCCTGCTA ACGAGAAAAGACTTCGGGAGATCGAGGGAATGACTCCTCAACTTATTGAG GCATACTCTACCAAGATCTTGGGCATCTGCATAAAGTTTCGACCTGCCAATCAGAACCCATTGAACACTGCCGCCCATAAAGATGCTCGTCGCCCATCTGCGATGCCTGCCCCCGTCACTTTACCTCGAACCAA CTCTACAACCATGCAGCGGATCAAACAATATGCGTATGAACCTTCTTCGGCGTCCAAAACCCCCATCACGTCCTCAGCGGTTCGGAGACCTTCAAGTACAAGTTCCGTTAAACGGCAAACCCTGCTTTTCTCTACGTCATCAAATACTGTTGGTAACGGCGACAGCGCGACTCCTACAGCTGCCAAAAGACATAATAATGTTGATAGTGTCCGCCCGATGTTGACAGCGAGGGGTGGTAATGTTGTTAGCAGGAAAGACAAGTTTTGA